The proteins below come from a single Pleuronectes platessa chromosome 1, fPlePla1.1, whole genome shotgun sequence genomic window:
- the ahctf1 gene encoding protein ELYS isoform X1 — protein sequence MHDLTAQVTSSLLPFPGVTVDALGEDDIALDSVLQGNFTVGRSGLAWLVCGPHLEVVHAVTGERLSAYCFSGGGEQPPTVLAARDFSWLKRSGLLVGLEEAECNLLCLYDLGLSRVVKAVVIPGRITAIEPLVSYGGASTSTQHLHQSLRWFFGIAAVVTDVGHVLLVDLCLDDLSCSQSELEASALQVVTKSPAEIPRLREVSTRQGRHLCLQLNGPSGVGATALQYISRTNQLAVGFSNGYLQLWNMKTLKKEYNSLLEGGGVAVYAFTFQEPENDPRNCCYLWAVQSSQDLEGDTVTLRLLQLAFSERKCLPSGKILYEGLEYCEERYSQELSGAAFPLRAQTTNTRLLSCQTIEKFRPHPDRDDSMNEVASPDTSVSIFSWQVKAYGQGNLSTYIGLFDINRWYHAQMPDSLRIGESLQNCPYLAVWSLDPVVKMVSPHALLDVVVHDRSLSRGLPFTCPPPEQYFNPTTYNFDATCLLNSGIVHLTCSGYQKETLSFLKKAAPCSSDSISTSYSRCLMSGLLSARLSDTQASSLSQEEQLDAILSTAVETSSLGLITGCIKQWTAEEQPGSALNLRYILDWAWNKVVQTKKELDGICAPLFDSSSNFTDPQTLQLLQHSQRLLGNLSTIFHCLLNEAQELTQKGLMGLINKNMVSNLISKYAQVVLWFCRTGLLPEGSDDDALQISRPFYTHSVISNYYTIRREELTRLSKGKWCADCLMIDGLVGQCGERLTNLWKRDEGGTGQYPPPTLHALLDIYLLENIDETAKHSIVIYLLLDVMHSFPDKDGASVHSFPSAFSIPVGLVKLVQGLWLLDHHGHQSSFELLLHPAASQCQFEWQHERVLNALMCQGQHSIALRYFHITKLPISSTSQAKLCLSVLLHNRCLIEAWSLVRQHSNRLNMAELMGFLYESCQELGLIKELLKLPLGLSEQECLEKFLQSTGGLQNRELLMVHYLQQSNYIPALQLNHSLKMDLMNERDPKLKERINTRNSIMDQYGKVLPRVQRKLAMERAKPYQHPYTIHREVSRPQPLSTITKRSASEKVMSRAGFINSVLTKIEEVWLGKDATPQSSPSNNFRAAAIRSPSPRSSSSALPDPFLRTPINMTSKRKSRLMDLVVQPTCQSPQPLLSTPRPPSSWVSPKSISKAPELSLLQTPQVVKRARALAASGPVFSAFTPQSILRSSLRPTPVATPSASPRRSITPPLRSKESRITFIEEAESPEPEKGIRWTNGIAADSEISLLTRSPIMSRATAKSWSSQPADEEEDADEEREQPHVTFLPPEGGVPSPQLRGSESESSSIHEAVETKPSDSTQAQISLSFDTSQTSVQSIDTTLEFYDAPLSQEQEIEEEHVGTEEDEEVVTLNIKASTENEETEETHSPATEPSPVQTSENIEKEEEEAQEDEVMEIGLDEEVENEEDVLSEKEDEQDVESSSKEDAATIDHEETPSQVFNLVTEITDSGTEVESQDQPAIPPEQEVLAIVTESIEVTQHLKPLEDANEPEEDLEQSTDLTEFVQQQLFGSDLSPPLTRSGIHNASQMQMSFDRESLGEVEEEEQAAVEPPTLFTSQKSNTSVTSSEPTGTDSHSVVSVNDSEELSSPVSEEEEDDDDDDEEEESDQAEEEEEEEDSGSEVEIIEEVQGNGRLPPLKASSVFVQQGHEHFLPSLSEQEAAEFSLIPPGAEMKIVEEDMEGDVVMVRLGENEDEMEVEEDEEQGSSYMELKPSTTLMVPLELVEGQHGLVDSAQLDLPVIHQMVVPDNPENDTHCDFSLMLDMDEVENKEADKLPIENDLPPSDLSTQPPVEEASEELVVKPDVILLGTDDQDTPLSEEVLLDDQRLEMDILDSDEVDGLTESEPVEFQTDQQAEDTDATQEKNVLEDSELVMLVEDPEPTPTPVGELSTVVDDDESEAKKDAIDEKREEEEDTPEPENQEEPEEKGPVIKDAEIVPSTEMVPAMEEYLQDSRVLETEELTREEVTVEEETKNAIEELNREESAEEDETKQTIEELNTDEITEEEETKNTIEELNREEITEEGETKNTIEELNTEEITEEKETKNTIEELNREESAEEEETKQTIEELNTEEITEEKETKNTIEELNREEITEEGETKNSIKELNREEITEEKEMKNTIEELNTEEITEEKETKQHIEELNREEITEEEESKGTIEELNREEITEEEETKVTIEELNREEITEEEETKNNIEYLNREEITKEEGTTKKKRGRPKGKKNEKTPVKQVLISNCEPEEHPVPETPTSQKETTPSTPTRRTTRGRRAVTFISPLQEETEEVVESEMREVPATPRQTRTPRKTNVQASPPRRSTRKALPEPPKDKDEDEEAVDITTTSTSKASSPARRPVSQRTSSTRTTQKTQTGSKEPPTATEFEFKKEEDLDKEFTQIKIGRRTSSKTLTSSKPSSTQGNTPRKSSRRILSSSELETSTLEILEEENVQEEVFAPPFKRSSRKMKMEASETQPALLVEEEVGERRQPPSPGRTTRQSSRVSLNVYPQVKLVPISLPQSAGNASQGTIKTENIRESQDLPESEHNGNASRTNSRRPTRSKLWDNPEEDLPLLDSPLEVDSEIPVADALIKRLQDEEKQEGGGVVSKMVRNRKRSMKSSTEQVDILVPEPAEDESSPGEHSIIYSPSRRRTRAYREEYSGPSEETPAPVTRSRRRVQSVDPQDAAASEEDNVEVEKAAGVPKTRKTGKQTAKSKGVSEPPPTAEVDLISPLPSPADPLPRTQKRVKGGEVATSGMNLRRKRIMETVFTKPVTRRKKL from the exons ATGCATGACCTGACTGCCCAAGTCACCAGCAGCCTGCTGCCTTTCCCTGGAGTGACTGTAGATGCTCTAGGGGAGGATGACATTGCTCTAGACTCGGTTCTTCAAGGGAACTTCACTGttg gTCGCAGCGGCCTGGCCTGGCTAGTCTGTGGCCCCCATCTGGAGGTTGTCCATGCAGTGACAGGAGAACGGCTGTCGGCCTACTGCTTCAGTGGCGGAGGGGAGCAGCCACCCACTGTCCTTGCTGCCAGGGACTTCAGCTGGCTCAAACG GTCTGGCCTGCTGGTTGGCTTGGAGGAAGCAGAGTGTAATTTGCTGTGTCTCTATGATTTGGGACTGTCGAGGGTGGTCAAAGCTGTGGTCATACCTGGCAGG ATTACAGCCATTGAGCCATTGGTGAGTTATGGTGGAGCAAGCACTTCGACACAGCACCTCCACCAGAGTTTGCGCTGGTTCTTTGGCATCGCTGCTGTAGTGACAGATGTCGGTCATGTTCTGCTTGTGGACCTCTGTCTCGATGACCTGTCCTGCAGCCAGAGTGAACTGGAGGCTTCAG CCCTGCAGGTAGTGACCAAATCTCCTGCTGAGATCCCCAGACTCAGAGAAGTCAGCACCAGGCAAGGCAGACATCTTTGTCTCCAGCTGAATGGGCCCAGTGGAGTGGGAGCAACAGCTCTGCAGTACATATCCAGGACCAATCAGTTGGCAGTTGGATTTTCTAATGGATACTTACAGCTGTGGAACATGAAGACACTTAAGAAAGA ATACAACTCCCTGCTAGAAGGTGGCGGTGTGGCTGTGTATGCCTTCACCTTTCAGGAGCCAGAGAATGACCCCAGGAACTGCTGCTACCTCTGGGCAGTCCAGTCGTCTCAGGACCT CGAAGGGGATACTGTCACCCTCCGTCTGCTTCAGCTGGCCTTCAGTGAACGGAAGTGTCTGCCTTCTGGCAAGATCCTCTATGAG GGTCTGGAGTACTGCGAGGAACGCTACAGTCAGGAGTTAAGTGGCGCAGCTTTCCCTCTCAGGGCTCAGACCACAAACACCCGTCTGCTGAGCTGCCAGACCATCGAGAAATTCCGACCCCACCCTGACAGGGATGACAGCATGAACGAAG TTGCATCTCCAGACACCAGTGTTTCTATCTTCAGCTGGCAAGTCAAAGCCTATGGTCAGGGAAATCTATCGACCTACATTGGGTTATTTGACATCAATCGGTGGTACCACGCACAAATGCCGGATTCTTTAAG AATCGGAGAGTCTCTGCAAAACTGTCCCTACTTGGCAGTTTGGTCTCTGGACCCAGTGGTGAAGATGGTGTCCCCACACGCTCTTCTGGATGTGGTAGTACATGACCGCAGCTTAAGCAGGGGTCTGCCCTTCACATGTCCCCCACCAGAACAATATTTTAACCCCACTACGTACAACTTTG ATGCTACCTGCTTGCTCAACTCTGGGATCGTTCACTTAACCTGCTCTGGGTATCAGAAAGAG ACTCTGAGCTTTTTAAAGAAAGCTGCTCCTTGTTCCAGTGATTCCATCTCCACTAGCTACTCTCGCTGCCTCATGTCTGGCCTACTCTCCGCTCGCCTGTCTGACACTCAGGCCTCCAGTCTCTCTCAG GAGGAACAGTTGGATGCCATCTTGTCAACAGCAGTGGAGACCAGCTCCCTGGGACTGATCACTGGCTGTATAAAGCAGTGGACTGCAGAAG AACAACCAGGCTCTGCATTGAACCTGCGCTACATCCTGGATTGGGCCTGGAACAAAGTAGTTCAGACAAAGAAGGAACTGGACGGCATCT gtGCACCGCTGTTTGACAGCTCCTCCAACTTTACAGACCCTCAGAccttacagctgctgcagcacagccaGAGACTGCTGGGTAACCTCAGCaccatcttccactgtctgctCAATGAAGCTCAGGAGCTCACACAAAAAG GTCTGATGGGGCTGATCAACAAGAACATGGTGTCCAATCTGATTTCCAAGTACGCTCAGGTGGTCCTCTGGTTCTGTCGTACCGGCTTACTGCCCGAGGGATCAG atgaCGATGCTCTCCAGATCTCCAGGCCTTTCTACACCCACTCGGTCATCAGCAACTATTATACTATACGCAGAGAGGAGCTCACCAGACTCTCTAA GGGAAAGTGGTGTGCAGACTGCCTGATGATTGACGGCTTGGTCGGTCAGTGTGGTGAACGCTTGACCAACCTGTGGAAAAGGGATGAGGGTGGGACTGGGCAGTATCCCCCACCTACACTACAT GCCTTGTTGGACATTTATCTGCTGGAAAACATTGATGAAACTGCCAAACATTCAATC GTTATTTACCTGTTGCTGGATGTCATGCACTCCTTCCCCGACAAGGACGGAGCATCAGTGCACTCTTTTCCCTCAGCCTTTTCAATCCCTGTTGGGCTGGTGAAACTAGTACAGGGCCTTTGGTTGCTGGACCATCACGGCCATCAG AGTTCATTTGAGCTGCTCCTGCATCCAGCTGCCTCTCAGTGTCAGTTTGAGTGGCAACACGAGCGTGTCCTGAACGCTCTCATGTGCCAGGGCCAGCACTCGATCGCTCTGCGATATTTCCACATCACAAAGCTCCCGatttcctccacctcccagGCCAAACTCTGCCTCTCTGTACTGCTACACAACAG GTGTCTCATAGAGGCGTGGTCTTTAGTTCGGCAGCATTCTAACCGCCTCAATATGGCTGAGCTGATGGGCTTCCTGTACGAGAGCTGCCAGGAGCTTGGCCTAATCAAGGAGCTGCTCAAACTGCCCCTTGGCCTAAGTGAACAG GAGTGTTTGGAGAAGTTTCTTCAGAGCACAGGAGGTCTCCAAAACAGAGAATTACTGATGGTTCATTACCTCCAACAGTCCAACTACATACCTGCTCTGCAGCTCAACCACAGCCTTAAAATGGATCTAATG AATGAGCGAGACCCAAAGCTGAAAGAACGAATCAACACCAGGAACTCTATAATGGATCAGTATGGGAAAGTTTTGCCAAGAGTCCAGAGGAAACTGGCAATGGAGAGAGCCAAGCCCTACCAACATCCATACACCATTCACAGAGAGG TTTCTCGACCGCAGCCACTGTCGACTATCACCAAACGCTCTGCCAGTGAGAAAGTGATGTCCAGGGCTGGATTTATCAACAGCGTCCTGACCAAGATTGAGGAGGTGTGGTTAGGCAAAGATGCAACACCACAGTCCTCCCCATCAAACAA CTTCCGGGCAGCTGCTATTCGGAGTCCAAGCCCCAGGTCCTCGTCTTCAGCTCTTCCTGATCCCTTCCTCAGAACTCCCATCAACATGACCTCCAAACGAAAGTCAAG GCTGATGGACTTGGTGGTTCAACCCACCTGTCAGAGCCCTCAGCCACTTCTCAGCACCCCCAGACCCCCAAGCTCATGGGTTTCTCCAAAGAGCATCAGCAAAGCACCTGAACTTAGTCTACTGCAAACACCACAGGTCGTCAAG cgAGCTCGGGCCTTGGCTGCCTCTGGCCCGGTGTTCTCAGCCTTCACCCCACAGTCCATCCTCCGCAGCAGCCTGAGGCCAACACCTGTCGCCACCCCTTCTGCTTCTCCAAGGCGCTCAATCACCCCACCGCTCCGCAGCAAAGAGAGCCGCATCACTTTCATCGAAGAAGCAGAATCTCCTGAACCAGAGAAGGGCATCAGATGGACCAATGGG ATCGCAGCAGACAGTGAGATCAGCTTGCTGACCAGAAGCCCAATAATGTCAAGGGCTACAGCTAAAAGCTGGTCTTCACAGCCagctgatgaggaagaggatgcaGATGAGGAAAGGGAACAACCTCATGTGACGTTCTTGCCTCCTGAAGGCGGGGTCCCCTCACCTCAACTGAGAGGCTCTGAGAGTGAGTCATCCTCCATCCATGAAGCTGTAGAAACCAAACCGTCAGATTCAACGCAAGCTCAAATCAGCCTGAGCTTTGACACCAGTCAGACATCTGTCCAGTCAATAGACACCACCCTCGAGTTCTATGATGCACCTTTATCACAAGAACAGGAAATAGAGGAAGAGCACGTAGgcacagaggaagatgaagaggtaGTGACACTAAACATTAAAGCTTCAACTGAAaatgaggaaacagaggagacgCACTCACCAGCCACTGAGCCATCCCCAGTTCAGACGTCAGAGAATAtagagaaggaagaagaggaagcacaGGAAGATGAAGTTATGGAGATTGGTCTTGATGAGGAGGTGGAAAATGAAGAAGATGTTCTGTCTGAAAAGGAGGACGAACAAGATGTTGAGTCAAGTAGCAAAGAAGATGCTGCAACTATTGACCACGAGGAGACACCTAGTCAAG TGTTTAACCTGGTAACTGAGATCACAGACTCTGGAACAGAGGTCGAATCTCAGGATCAACCAGCGATCCCCCCCGAACAGGAAGTCCTGGCAATCGTCACTGAATCCATAGAGGTCACCCAGCATCTGAAACCTTTAGAAGATGCAAACGAACCCGAGGAGGATCTGGAACAATCAACAG ATCTGACtgagtttgtgcagcagcagctgtttggCAGCGACCTGTCTCCTCCACTCACCCGCTCAGGAATTCACAATGCATCACAGATGCAGATGTCATTCGACAG AGAGTCACTAGGTGAggttgaagaggaggagcaggcagcTGTCGAACCTCCCACACTTTTCACCAGCCAGAAATCAAACACCTCTGTGACTTCCTCTGAGCCGACTGGCACGGACTCCCACT CTGTTGTGAGTGTAAATGACAGTGAAGAACTCTCTAGCCCTGtgtctgaggaggaagaagatgatgatgatgatgatgaagaagaggagtctGAtcaagctgaggaggaagaagaggaggaggactctGGTAGTGAGGTGGAGATCATTGAGGAGGTGCAGGGCAATGGGAGGCTGCCACCCCTCAAAGCTAGTTCAGTGTTTGTACAACAAGGACACGAGCACTTCCTGCCGAGTCTGTCGGAGCAGGAGGCTGCGGAGTTCTCCCTGATCCCACCCGGAGCAGAGATGAAG ATTGTAGAGGAAGACATGGAGGGTGATGTGGTGATGGTGAGACTCGGGGAGAATGAAGACGAgatggaggtagaggaggacgaggagcagGGCTCATCATACATGGAGCTTAAACCCTCCACCACTCTTATGGTTCCTCTTGAACTTGTGGAGGGACAACACGGCCTGGTTGATAGTGCTCAGCTGGATCTTCCTGTGATCCATCAAATGGTTGTGCCAGACAACCCAGAGAATGATACTCACTGCGACTTCTCTCTGATGCTCGATATGGACGAGGTTGAAAATAAAGAGGCGGACAAGCTACCTATTGAGAATGATCTGCCTCCCTCCGATCTCTCCACCCAGCCTCCAGTAGAGGAGGCTAGTGAGGAGCTTGTGGTCAAACCTGATGTTATTCTTTTGGGAACAGATGACCAGGATACACCCCTGTCTGAGGAAGTATTACTAGATGACCAGAGGTTAGAGATGGACATCCTAGATTCAGATGAGGTTGATGGACTGACAGAATCAGAACCTGTAGAATTCCAAACTGACCAACAGGCTGAAGACACTGATGCAACTCAGGAGAAAAATGTGCTGGAGGATTCTGAGTTGGTAATGCTGGTTGAAGATCCTGAACCTACACCAACTCCAGTGGGAGAACTCTCAACAGTTGTGGACGACGATGAGTCTGAGGCCAAAAAAGATGCTATTGATGAgaagcgagaggaggaggaggatacaCCAGAACCCGAGAACCAAGAAGAACCTGAAGAGAAGGGGCCTGTTATTAAAGATGCAGAGATTGTACCCAGTACAGAGATGGTGCCTGCTATGGAGGAGTATCTGCAGGACAGCAGAGTCTTGGAAACAGAAGAGCTTACCAGAGAGGAAGTCACAGTAGAGGAGGAAACCAAAAATGCTATAGAAGAGCTCAACAGAGAGGAAAGCGCAGAAGAGGATGAAACAAAACAGACGATAGAAGAGCTCAACACAGATGAAAtcacagaagaggaggaaacaaaaaatACCATAGAAGAGCTCAACAGAGAGGAAATCACAGAAGAGGGGGAAACAAAAAATACTATAGAAGAGCTCAACACAGAAGAAATCacagaagaaaaggaaacaaaaaatacCATAGAAGAGCTCAACAGAGAGGAAAgcgcagaagaggaggaaacaaaacagaCGATAGAAGAGCTCAACACAGAGGAAATCacagaagaaaaggaaacaaaaaatacCATAGAAGAGCTCAACAGAGAGGAAATCACAGAGGAGGGGGAAACAAAAAATTCGATAAAAGAGCTTAACAGAGAAGAAATCacagaagaaaaggaaatgaaaaatacGATAGAAGAGCTCAACACAGAGGAAATCacagaagagaaggaaacaaaacagcatatagaagagctcaacagagaggaaatcacagaagaggaggaatcaAAAGGTACCATAGAAGAGCTCAACAGAGAGGAAAtcacagaagaggaggaaacaaaagttACCATAGAAGAGCTCAACAGAGAGGAAattacagaggaggaggaaactaaaaataatattgaatacCTCAACAGAGAGGAAATTACAAAAGAGGAGggaacaacaaagaaaaagagggggagaccaaaaggaaaaaaaaatgaaaagacaccTGTGAAACAGGTCTTGATCTCAAATTGCGAGCCAGAGGAACATCCTGTACCGGAGACCCCCACTTCCCAAAAGGAGACGACTCCTTCCACCCCAACACGGAGAACAAcaagagggaggagagctgTCACTTTTATCTCGCCTCTacaagaggaaacagaggaagttGTGGAGTCAGAGATGAGGGAGGTCCCTGCCACACCTCGTCAGACTCGTACACCCAGAAAAACCAATGTCCAAGCCAGCCCGCCTCGAAGAAGTACCCGCAAAGCTCTGCCAGAGCCTCCTAAAGACaaggatgaagacgaggaggcCGTGGACATCACAACGACATCAACCTCCAAGGCCTCTTCTCCAGCCAGACGACCGGTTTCCCAGAGGACTTCTTCAACAAGGACCACCCAAAAGACCCAGACTGGCAGTAAGGAGCCGCCTACAGCTACAGAATTTGAGTTTAAGAAGGAAGAGGACCTAGACAAAGAGTTCACACAGATAAAAATTGGTCGAAGAACGAGCTCCAAGACTCTTACTTCTTCCAAACCTAGCAGCACACAGGGCAACACTCCTCGAAAGAGCAGTCGCAGGATACTGAGCAGCAGTGAGTTGGAGACCTCAACATTGGAGATCTTGGAAGAGGAGAACGTACAGGAAGAAGTTTTTGCTCCCCCTTTCAAACGCAGCTCCAGAAAGATGAAGATGGAGGCGTCTGAGACGCAACCAGCACTGCtggtggaggaagaggtgggGGAGAGACGCCAACCTCCCAGCCCTGGCAGGACGACTCGACAGTCCAGCCGGGTCTCCCTGAATGTTTACCCACAG GTGAAACTGGTTCCTATATCACTTCCTCAGAGTGCAGGAAATGCAAGCCAAGGGAcaattaaaactgaaaacataagAGAAAGCCAAGACCTACCCGAGTCCGAGCATAACGGCAACGCCAGTCGCACCAACTCCCGTCGACCAACCAGGAGCAAACTGTGGGACAACCCTGAGGAAGATCTCCCCTTGTTGGACTCTCCATTAGAGGTGGATTCTGAAATCCCTGTGGCAGATGCCCTCATCAAGAGACTGCaggatgaggagaagcaggaag gaggaggagttgtCTCAAAGATGGTGAGAAACCGCAAGAGGAGTATGAAGTCGTCGACGGAGCAGGTTGACATCCTGGTTCCTGAACCCGCTGAGGACGAATCCAGTCCAGGCGAGCACTCAATCATCTACTCCCCCTCACGAAGGAGAACAAGAG CCTATAGAGAAGAGTATTCTGGCCCAAGTGAAGAGACTCCAGCTCCTGTCACTCGCAGCAGGCGACGAGTCCAAAGTGTTGATCCTCAG GATGCAGCTGCCTCAGAAGAAGATAACGTGGAAGTGGAGAAAGCAGCGGGTGTTCCTAAAACCAGAAAGACGGGCAAACAAACAGCCAA GTCCAAAGGCGTTTCAGAGCCACCCCCCACAGCCGAGGTGGACCTGATCTCGCCTCTGCCCAGCCCGGCCGATCCACTCCCACGAACGCAGAAGAGGGTAAAAGGAGGAGAGGTCGCGACCTCGGGCATGAACCTGCGACGCAAACGCATAATGGAGACCGTTTTCACAAAACCCGTCACCCGCAGGAAGAAGCTGTAG